The nucleotide sequence CACCAGATCGACGCCCAGGGACGCCCAGTCGATGCCTTCGGGAGTGGCACTGCGCAGGACTTTCACGCAGTTGCCATTAATGTGCAGACAATCGCCCTCGACCCGCACTTCGCCGGGGAACCGGCCATGGGTGGAGTCGAAGCGTGTCAGGTACTCGATGCTGGCCATGTCGGCCAGATCGTTGATTGCGACGATCTCGAAACCGGCCTCAGCCCCTCGCTCGAACAACGCACGCAAGACGCAACGACCAATCCGGCCGTAGCCGTTGAGTGCAACTTTGTAGGGACGCGGTTGGAGCATAGGGGTCTTTGGCCTGATTGAATCCGTTAATACAGTAGCGTCTGAACCAACGCCATCGCGAGCAGGCTCGCTCCCACAGGGGTCGGTGGAGATCCTTGTGGGAGCGAGCCTGCTCGCGATGGCGTCAGAGCAAGCAGCCTGTTTGCAGATCAGTCTTCCAGCAACTCTTCAGCCTGGCCCAGGATGTTTTCCAGGGTAAAGCCGAATTCCTCGAACAACGCCGGCGCAGGTGCCGACTCGCCGTAGGTGGTCATGCCGATCACGCGGCCTTCCAGGCCCACGTACTTGTACCAGTAATCGGCATGAGCAGCCTCGATGGCGATCCGGGCGCTGACCTGCAACGGCAGGACCGCCTGCTTGTAGCCGGCGTCCTGGGCGTCGAACACGCTGGTGCAAGGCATGGACACCACGCGCACGTTGCGGCCCTGCTCGGTCAGCTTGTCGTAGGCCTGAACAGCCAGGCCGACTTCGGAACCGGTAGCGATCAGGATCAGCTCAGGCTCGCCGATGCAATCCTTGAGCACATAGCCGCCACGGGCGATCTCGTCGATCTGGCTGACTTCGCGAGCCTGATGCTGCAGGTTCTGACGGGAGAAGATCAGCGCCGACGGGCCGTCGTTGCGTTCGATGGCGTACTTCCAGGCCACCGCCGATTCCACCGCGTCACAAGGGCGCCAGGTGTCCAGGTTCGGGGTGCAACGCAGGCTCGCCAGTTGCTCGATCGGCTGGTGAGTCGGGCCGTCTTCGCCCAGGCCGATGGAGTCGTGGGTGAACACGTAGAGCACGCGCTTCTTCATCAACGCCGACATGCGCACGGCATTGCGGGCGTATTCCATGAACATCAGGAAGGTGGCGCCGTAAGGCACCAGGCCGCCGTGCAGCGCAACCCCGTTCATGATCGCGCTCATGCCGAATTCACGAACGCCGTAGTACATGTAGTTGCCGCTGGCGTCTTCGGCGCTGACACCCTTGCAGCCTTTCCACAGGGTCAGGTTGGAACCGGCCAGGTCGGCCGAACCGCCGAGCAGTTCCGGCAGCAATGGGCCGAAAGCGTTCAGGGTGTTCTGGCTGGCCTTGCGGCTGGCGATGGTTTCGCCCTTGGCCGCGACTTCGGCGATGTAGGCCGAGGCTTTTTCGGCGAAGTCGGCCGGCAGTTCACCGCTCAGGCGACGCACCAACTCGTTGGCCAACTCAGGGAATTCGGCGGAATAGGCCGCGAAACGCTGGTCCCATTCGGCTTCGAGGGCACGGCCTTTTTCCTTGGCGTCCCACTCGGCGTAGATGTCCGCCGGAACTTCGAATGGACCGTGGTTCCACTTCAGCGCAGCGCGGGTCAGGGCGATTTCCTCGGCACCCAGTGGCGCGCCGTGGCAGTCTTCCTTGCCTTGCTTGTTCGGCGAGCCGAAACCGATGGTGGTCTTGCAGCAGATCAGGGTCGGCTGGCTGCTCTTGCGGGCGGTCTCGATGGCGGTCTTGATCTCTTCCGGATCGTGGCCATCGACGTTGCGGATCACCAGCCAGTTATAGGCTTCGAAACGCTTGGGGGTGTCGTCGGTGAACCAGCCCTCGACTTCGCCATCGATGGAGATGCCGTTGTCGTCATAGAAAGCGATCAGCTTGTCCAGGCCCAAGGTGCCGGCCAGGGAGGCGACTTCGTGGGAAATGCCTTCCATCATGCAGCCATCACCCAGGAACACGTAGGTGTGGTGGTCGACAACGTTATGCCCCGGGCGGTTGAACTGCGCCGCCAGGACTTTTTCCGCCAGGGCGAAGCCCACGGCATTGGCCAGGCCCTGACCCAGCGGGCCGGTGGTGGTTTCCACGCCCGGGGTGTAGCCGTATTCCGGGTGGCCCGGGGTGCGGCTGTGCAGTTGACGGAAATTTTTCAGGTCATCGATCGACAGGTCGTAGCCGGTCAGGTGCAGCAGCGAGTAGATCAACATCGAGCCGTGACCGTTGGACAGCACGAAGCGGTCACGGTCGGCGAACGATGGATTGCTCGGGCTGTGCTTGAGGTAGTCGCGCCACAGCACCTCGGCGATATCCGCCATGCCCATTGGGGCACCTGGGTGGCCGCTGTTGGCTTTCTGCACGGCATCCATGCTGAGGGCACGAATGGCATTGGCACGCTCACGACGGCTGGGCATCGCTGATCTCCTGGGGTTTGAATAACGAAACTGAAAAAAGGCGTGCATTTTCCCTCACCCACCGGCCCGGGGCAATGACAGATAGTCATACAGAGCGGTTTTTCCGGTGGATAAAGGCGCTTTCGCCAGGTGAAACCTTTCCGCGGATGGTTTGTAGAGTAAAGCCCGTTTCGGGAAGTGCCATTTATCGAGCAATATCAAAACTTTTTGATATTGAACTTGCGGTGATCCAGACCCATCACTAGACTGCCGCCCTATGAACTTACGCGTGCCGTCCATCCGCCATGAAGACAGCGATGAGCTGGCGGCCCTTTGCAAGGCCGGCGGCGATCCGTTGCGGCTCAATGTATTGCGCGCCCTGGCCAACGACTCGTTCGGCGTACTGGAACTGGCGCAGATCTTCGGCATCGGTCAGTCCGGCATGAGCCATCACCTCAAGGTCCTGGCCCAGGCCGACCTGGTGGCAACCCGTCGTGAAGGCAATGCCATTTTCTATCGCCGCGCCCTGCCCCATACCGATCTGTTGGGTGGCAAGCTGCACGCGGCATTGCTGGACGAAGTGGACGAATTGGACCTGCCGATCGAGGTGCAGGCGCGCATCGCCCAGGTACACGGGCAACGAGCCGCTGCCAGCCAGGACTTTTTCGCACGGGTGGCAGAGAAGTTTCGTGCCCAGCAGGACCTGATCGCGGGACTGCCGCAGTACCGTGAGAGCGTCGTGGCGCTGCTCGACAAGCTGAGCTTCGAGCCTGCCGCCACCGCCATCGAAGTCGGCCCCGGCGACGGCGCCTTCCTGCCGGAACTGGCGCGGCGCTTCAGCCAGGTGACGGCGCTGGACAACAGCCCGGCCATGCTCGAACTGGCGCGCCAGGTGTGCGAACGCGAAAAGCTGACTCATGTCAGCCTGCAATTGGCCGATGCCTTGGAGGGCGTGAACCTGCAGGCCGATTGCGTTGTATTGAATATGGTACTGCACCATTTCGCCGCACCGGCCGATGCGCTCAGGCACATGGCCGGCCTGCTGCAACCAGGCGGTAGCCTGTTGGTGACAGAGTTATGCAGCCACAACCAGAGTTGGGCCAGGGAGGCCTGCGGTGATCTCTGGCTGGGGTTTGAACAGGACGATCTGGCCCGTTGGGCCACCGCTGCGGGCCTCGTGCCCGGGGAAAGCCTCTATGTAGGCTTACGTAATGGTTTCCAGATCCAGGTTCGCCATTTTCAGCGACCGGCTGGCGACACTCACCATCGGTAACTTGTAGGAAAACATCGAGATGAGCGAATACTCCCTTTTCACCTCCGAGTCCGTGTCTGAAGGGCATCCGGACAAAATCGCCGACCAGATTTCTGATGCGGTGCTGGACGCCATCATTGCTGAAGACAAGTTCGCCCGCGTGGCGTGCGAGACTCTGGTGAAAACGGGCGTGGCGATCATCGCCGGCGAAGTCACCACCTCGGCCTGGGTCGACCTGGAACAGATCGTCCGTGACGTCATCCTGGGCATCGGCTACAACAGCTCCGACGTCGGTTTCGACGGCGCGACCTGCGGCGTGATGAACATCATCGGCAAACAATCGGTGGACATCGCCCAAGGCGTTGACCGCAGCAAGCCGGAAGACCAGGGCGCCGGCGACCAGGGCCTGATGTTCGGCTACGCCAGCAACGAAACCGACGTGCTGATGCCGGCTCCGATCACCTTCTCGCACCAACTGGTGCAGCGCCAGGCCGAAGCCCGTAAATCCGGCCTGCTGCCGTGGCTGCGTCCGGATGCCAAGTCCCAGGTCACCTGCCGTTACGAAAACGGCAAGGTGGTGGGTATCGACGCCATCGTGCTGTCGACCCAACACAACCCTGAAGTGTCCTACAAAGACCTGCGCGAAGGCGTGATGGAACTGATCGTCAAGCACGTGCTGCCTGCCGAGCTGCTGAACAAGGACACCCAGTTCCACATCAACCCGACCGGCAACTTCATCATCGGTGGCCCGGTGGGCGACTGCGGCCTGACCGGTCGCAAGATCATCGTCGACAGCTACGGCGGCATGGCCCGTCACGGCGGTGGTGCATTCTCCGGCAAGGATCCATCGAAGGTTGACCGCTCGGCGGCCTACGCCGGTCGCTATGTGGCCAAGAACATCGTCGCCGCCGGCCTGGCCGAGCGCTGCGAGATCCAGGTTTCCTACGCCATCGGCGTTGCCCAGCCTACGTCGATCTCGCTGAACACCTTCGGCACCGGCAAGATCGGCGACGACAAGATCATCAAGCTGGTCCGTGAGGTGT is from Pseudomonas sp. B21-056 and encodes:
- the tkt gene encoding transketolase, with the translated sequence MPSRRERANAIRALSMDAVQKANSGHPGAPMGMADIAEVLWRDYLKHSPSNPSFADRDRFVLSNGHGSMLIYSLLHLTGYDLSIDDLKNFRQLHSRTPGHPEYGYTPGVETTTGPLGQGLANAVGFALAEKVLAAQFNRPGHNVVDHHTYVFLGDGCMMEGISHEVASLAGTLGLDKLIAFYDDNGISIDGEVEGWFTDDTPKRFEAYNWLVIRNVDGHDPEEIKTAIETARKSSQPTLICCKTTIGFGSPNKQGKEDCHGAPLGAEEIALTRAALKWNHGPFEVPADIYAEWDAKEKGRALEAEWDQRFAAYSAEFPELANELVRRLSGELPADFAEKASAYIAEVAAKGETIASRKASQNTLNAFGPLLPELLGGSADLAGSNLTLWKGCKGVSAEDASGNYMYYGVREFGMSAIMNGVALHGGLVPYGATFLMFMEYARNAVRMSALMKKRVLYVFTHDSIGLGEDGPTHQPIEQLASLRCTPNLDTWRPCDAVESAVAWKYAIERNDGPSALIFSRQNLQHQAREVSQIDEIARGGYVLKDCIGEPELILIATGSEVGLAVQAYDKLTEQGRNVRVVSMPCTSVFDAQDAGYKQAVLPLQVSARIAIEAAHADYWYKYVGLEGRVIGMTTYGESAPAPALFEEFGFTLENILGQAEELLED
- a CDS encoding ArsR/SmtB family transcription factor, with protein sequence MNLRVPSIRHEDSDELAALCKAGGDPLRLNVLRALANDSFGVLELAQIFGIGQSGMSHHLKVLAQADLVATRREGNAIFYRRALPHTDLLGGKLHAALLDEVDELDLPIEVQARIAQVHGQRAAASQDFFARVAEKFRAQQDLIAGLPQYRESVVALLDKLSFEPAATAIEVGPGDGAFLPELARRFSQVTALDNSPAMLELARQVCEREKLTHVSLQLADALEGVNLQADCVVLNMVLHHFAAPADALRHMAGLLQPGGSLLVTELCSHNQSWAREACGDLWLGFEQDDLARWATAAGLVPGESLYVGLRNGFQIQVRHFQRPAGDTHHR
- the metK gene encoding methionine adenosyltransferase, which translates into the protein MSEYSLFTSESVSEGHPDKIADQISDAVLDAIIAEDKFARVACETLVKTGVAIIAGEVTTSAWVDLEQIVRDVILGIGYNSSDVGFDGATCGVMNIIGKQSVDIAQGVDRSKPEDQGAGDQGLMFGYASNETDVLMPAPITFSHQLVQRQAEARKSGLLPWLRPDAKSQVTCRYENGKVVGIDAIVLSTQHNPEVSYKDLREGVMELIVKHVLPAELLNKDTQFHINPTGNFIIGGPVGDCGLTGRKIIVDSYGGMARHGGGAFSGKDPSKVDRSAAYAGRYVAKNIVAAGLAERCEIQVSYAIGVAQPTSISLNTFGTGKIGDDKIIKLVREVFDLRPYAITTMLDLLHPMYQETAAYGHFGRTPQTKTVGGDTFTTFTWEKTDRADALRAAAGL